The Fusarium oxysporum f. sp. lycopersici 4287 chromosome 6, whole genome shotgun sequence DNA segment CACGGTTCGTTACTCTCCTCATACGAACACGAGGTCTATCTTCGAAAGTTTGGCATCTCTGAGCCATGGAAGAGACTAAAAAGAGCATATTGGGTTCCCCAGCACAATCGAGGGGCTCCTCGATAGTATGGTCAGTGCCACTCGTATGTGGAGTAACACTGGAAttcatcaagaagctgctTGGCTGGTTCTGCTTCCTCAATCCAACTCGTAATCAGTACCTGCTGTATCGTATTAAGCACCTCCTGTACCGCCTTGAGAATAACATCGAGCTCGCTCTTAGAAATTCTACTCAGATCCAGTCCTTTTGACTCCGGCAGCATCTTTTGCAATTCATCAATCGTGGCATAAGTCACTTCGCTggactgctgctgctcagtGTTCTCGCTGAATGATATGTTGCGCTGAGTCATTGGCCTGGTTCTTCCTTTGATATGAATCTGTTCAGATTCTGCCTCGACCTCCTGCTGTTCTTTGATATCCCCCTTCAGGAAGAGTTCATGGATCCTATCAAGGATCCTTTGCACTCCAGGGCACATGCCTCGTACTGGTACCTCGCGGTCAAAGTTGGTAAGGAGAGTGTTCTTGCAGTGAATGGTAATCTTCCCGTCTGCTATAGCATAGCCccagtcatcgtcatcgtaTGTGACAGAGGGCTTACTACCTCGCGGTTTCTCCTCATTATCCTTGTAGGTATCGTCGACTCCATCGATATGTTTGTCCACAGGCAGTGTGGGTGCATTCTGTTTGTCCTGTCCTGGTCTCGCCCCCACGACTATAGTACCCTCTGCTGAATCTGAGTCGGACTCGTCGTGAATGAATGTCTCTGGTAGGCTTGATTTACTCTTGGGGGAAGTCAGATTTGAGTCTGGATCAGGTCGTGCTTGATGCGGAATCTCAGAATGTACCTATATATGTTAGTCACGATAAGTAAGAGTCTTTCCAAAATTTCACCGCCCCGCTATCACGCCCGCTACGCCACTCACCTCCCTGATGATATTGCTTGTGCTCAATACTGGTAGCTCAAGTTCCGGCGTTGAAGGAAAGTTTTGCGTTCCTTGGAGGTGTGTCAGGTATgtttgaggctgagataTCCTGTTACAATCCATCTCCTGGTATTTCAGTGGGCGTTCACCGATGTCTGAGTATATCCTATTTGCATTAGCCGAACTCGGAGCGGCCGCTTCTACTCGCGGCACACAGTCTTGTTGTAGGGTCTCGTGTGCATCTTCTGCAGGAGGTGCCTGGTCAACTGAAGAGAGAAATCCGGTAAATGAAGCACTGCTCAATGGTGCATGGTGAGAAGGACCCATATGAAGAGAAGTACTATTCAGTATCTGTGGTCGTGGCGTAAGATATCGGGGAGGCTGAAGTTTCTCTCTTGTGCTGCCGAGGCTAAAGCCATAGAGTTTGACGATCGTTTTGAGGGCAGATTCGAGTTTGTTCCATGGATGCACCCTGACACTATTCTTTCGCACGGCGACGGGCTGGGGGTCAGAGAATCCCATAATGATCTTATGGAAATCTTGGCTCCATGGATCTTTCTCGGACACCGTAGTCGGGTCAAGCTTACTCAACGTACTGCGAATAAGGTTCCTCTCTGGTAGGGAAAAAGGTTTTTTCGTGTCGACAAGGTACTCGACAAGGAGGATAATCTCGCAAGATGTAATATAGAACTCGCCTTTTGCAGCCCACAACATACACGAGACGCGTCCCCCGCCATCGGATTGACTATTGATGCTCGACAATTCGAAGGTAGTATTCAATGTCGATCCCTTTCGTGTTCTGTGGAAGACAACAATCCGACGATGCTTGGCCTTGTCCTGCTCTGACCAGTTCTCTCCCATCGATTTCAGATCACCCGTAATCTTCAAAACCGCCTTACTAGGATCAGATGAAGTGAGTTGGCAGTTTTCATCGTTTCGAGCATTAGCACTATCAATGCTAGTTTGGGTCAGCTGGAGAGCATTATTGGTCCCGCCGTCTACCAGGGCATGACCGTTGTCCCAGTTGGTGGACGTATCAGGGTAGTCTTTGCCTCCCAGTAGAGAAGGTAGTCCTGGATCTGGAGGAGATTGCCCTTGTGAAAACGAATAAATTCCCTAAGCAAGTTAGTTGTGGTACTTTATAGCTTTGCCAAGGTCCGACCGCTGTGCCATAATGTCACGCGACGTCACTTACCTCGTCGACACCATCACTTGTAACCGAGGCTGCTGGCTTGTGTTTACATTTTTTGGTGTGGCGCTCCTGATTGTCCTTTCGAGGAAACGTCTTAGTGCAATCCCGCCAGGCGCATTTATATGGACGTTCACGAGTGTCTTTGAAGCAAATGTTAGTAATATTGTTAATTCAATGGCCTGTCTTGCTTACGAATCTTCAAATGGCGTTTATATTCGCCAGGGTATTGATACCATTTGGGACAAAAAGGACACCATAATGCCTTTTGACTTCCTTTCTTGGCGGCTTTTGCCCTATGCATATTCCGTTGGGAAGCTTTTGCGCCCAACTTTGCTAGTACACCCCCAGTTGCTGGCAAGCTTTTCAGGCTCTCAGAGAATTCTGGAGTCGGCACTCTTGGTATCATTGCTTGCGGCCAATTCGAATCAATTTGGGCGTCTGGTAGCAGCGCTGGGTTCCTAAGAACACCGCTTTGCGCTGGTAGTTGGCAACGAGGTATATATTCTGACTGGATATCTCCTGTCGGCTCTTTAGAGACCTGACCTTGGCTTAAACATTGTTCCGGGAATAGATCATCAGATACTCGGGCTCTAGGCCCTCTTTTAAATGAGCTTTGGCACTGTGAAGTCGGAAAGGTTGCTAACTGGGAGGAACTTGAATGACCAGGATCGAGCGACATATTCGCGTATGGGGCCATTTCATATTGAGCAGGCTGGCTTTCAGTATAATGGGCGTAGGATCCTTTTGGTAGTATGTTGTCGTGGACTGGAGCAGTATAAAAGGCGCTTGGGTAGTCATCAGTCAATGTCTCGATTTCTGGAGCTGAATATGGAGGATCCGTGAGAGATTGTTCCACTTCCTGTGAtagttgatgatgagtcGGGATCAAGTCTGTTTCGGTAGCAACACCTGGATTTCCTACCTCCGTGACATAGGATGGCTGATTGAATAGTTGGAAGTCTGGGGATTGCTCGGAAATTAAAGTATCTTGATAGTCGTAAGAAAGATTGGCGGGAGGCCCTTGTTGGTTGCCATGGTGTTGTGGCATACGGTAGTCGTGGACTTGCGATTCAACATCAGCGTGATATAAGAGCCTGTTTGAGTggttgttgtttatattgcgcagtagtgctgggtgaaaatgTATTTTTATGAAACTTGGTTGTTCATTATTGAGCTGAGAGTTATTctcgggtttatatctctagatgattgtatctaggactttgaactttaaatctaggactttcagactaacagtctgaatcctgaagggaaggggattcccggattttccaacacGCCCCCATCCACCTTGTCTTCAGGGCACAGAGTCATCGTGGACTTCAGTACTCCAAATAATACGACCTGCTTCCTCGATCGGACATGCACTGACTCGAATTGCTTCTAGAAAGTGACCGTGGCTGACGGCGTTCAATGGTTTAGTGAGTCCGTCTGCTACCTGCTCATGTGTGCTGACGTATTGCACATCAATATTCCcggcttcaacttcttctcggaTATGGTGCTCGGTTAACGGAATGTGCTTTGTCCGTTGGTGAAGCTCAGGGTTTCTGCATAGCTTTAGGGAACCCTGGTTGTCGCCGTTCAGTGGGATAGGCATATGTAGCGGAAGGAGCAGTTCAGAGAAGAGGTTCCTAGTCCAGGCCAATTCTCTGGCACACTGGGAGAGTGCTGTATATTCAGCCTCGGTAGTCGATAGTGCCACTGTTTCGTGCCGTTTGGCCCTCCATGAGACTGTAGATCCTTCAAGTTGAACAAGCCATCCAAACGTCGATCTTCCCGTAACAGTGTCGCCTTTCCAATCCGAGTCGGCCCAAGCTGTGATGCTCCAAGCGGATTCAGGATCTTTCTTGACGCCCCCAAGCACCAGGCCGTGGTCTCTTGTCTGCTGTAGATAGCGGAGACCTCTTTTGATCATTCGTGAatgtgttggtgatggattCGACATGTATCTTGAGAGTACCGAGAGTAGGAAAGCTAAATCGGGTCTGGTTTGGGTCATTCCATACATCAGCGAGCCGGTTTTCGAGCTATAgtcttctcgttcttctGGAGAAGCCGAGTCGCCATTGTCTCTTGGTTGCAGTGTCGAGAGTGAATTTCGCTCCATCGGGGTCTTGACCGGTCGACAATCCTCTAAGCCGAATTTCTTCAGTATTCTGGTAAAATATGCATCCTGGGAAAGGTAGATCAGCCTTGAGTTCCTGTCTCGGGTTATTCTTACTCCAAGAAAATGGCTGGCGGGACCGAGATCAGTCATTGTGAAGATCTCTCCCAGGCGGGCTTTGTACCCTTGGATTGCTTCCTTGTTGCTGCCCATGATGAGGAAGTCATCCACATATGTGATGATGATCACTCCCGTTGTGGGATTGTGATATACGGCCGTGTCAGACGTTACTTGTCGAAAGTCAAGGGATTCCAAGGcctccttcagcttctttTGCCATTGCCGAGGCGCCTGTTTGAGTCCATAGAGGGATTTGATCAGTTTGCAGATCTTCTCGGTTGAGAATCCTGGCGGACGGTCTTCTGGGTGTTGGTCGAAATACTCTACAAGCCCTTCCGGCATTTCGATGAAgacttcttcctcgaggTCCCCTTCCAGGAACGCCGTCGACACGTCCATCTGCTCAATCTCCCAGTCAAGACAGGCAGCAACGGTGAGGAGGATTCTCCAAGTCGCCGCTTTGGCAACAGAGGCAAAGGTCTGGTTGTAGTCAAAGCCGAACTGTTGTTCAAAGCCTCTGACCACCAGCCGCGCCTTGAACTTGTCGAGGTTGCCGTCCTCGTttttcttgaccttgaatACCCATTTGACGGTAAGTGGCCTATTGTGAGCTTGGTTGCGGTCCAGCATGCGCCAAGTTCCTTTCGTGAGGAGACTGCGCAGCTCACTGTGTATTGCTCTGAGCCAATGCTCCCTTTGCGGACCTTGAAGCGCTTCAGTCATTGTTTTGGGCTCAGTGATCACCTCTTTTCGGGGATCGGGCAGCTTAGCTGATGTCATGGATGTTGTCGTCTGTCCATGCTGAGGATTATGCACCTCAGCATGCTGAAGATTGTTCACTTCAGACCTTTGTGGCCTTGGAGTCTTTGTCTGCTCCGTGACGGACTGTGGCCGGCTTGAGATGGGAGCTCCGTTCTTGCGGATTTCCGGCTCAACATCATGCTCAGTTTCGGTCAGGAGTTCTGTCTCCCCAACCTTTTCGTAGAATTGTACATTTGCAGAACGGACGATCTGATGTCCCTTCCTGCGAGAGGGCACCCAGCAGGTGTAGATCTGTGAACCTTCCATGCATAGGTAGATTCCAGCCTCTCCTCTTGGGCCAAACTTGTGTGATCTCAATCTTCGTTCCTGCGGTATGTGTATCGTGACTTGTGAGCCGCAGATTCGTTCTCCGGACAGATCCGGCTTGTTGTCTTGTCCGGGGAAGGCCTCGTTGAGAAAGCTTTCCATGGGAGTGAGGCCATCAATTGCCCTGGTGGCTGTCACGTTTGTCTTGCGCACCATATCTTCCAGGACCAATGGCCAGAGCTCTATCGGGATTCTTTCCGATTCCATGGTTGCTCTGACTttgtcaaagatgatgcGGTTAGAGCGCTCAGCAACTCCGTTAAATTCAGGAGTATATGGTGTcgtcttgatgatcttgacgcCGTGAGTGTACTCGAGGTTTTTGAGAGACGCACCATAGAGCTCAGAGCCGCCATCCATTTGGATTGCGTACACTCGGATGCCATACTGAGTTCGTATCTTGGAGATGAGCTGGCCTAGAAGTTCCGAAGCCATCCCCTTCCTCGTGAACGTGTAGGCCCATCTCATTCTATGCCTGTCATCTGTGGCAATCATTCCCCATCGTTCGCCTCTAATGCCCGGTGGATTGACTTTGAAGGTGTCAACATGAATGAACCCGGCCCTGGAGGCTCGTTTCCGTTTATTTCGCGGAGTCCATCGTAGGGCCTTTGCGATGTCGCAGGCGAGGCAGTAATTGAAAGGCTGATGGTCGTGGTGGCCGTCACAGTACATTCCTCTGGTCATT contains these protein-coding regions:
- a CDS encoding hypothetical protein (At least one base has a quality score < 10); translated protein: MPQHHGNQQGPPANLSYDYQDTLISEQSPDFQLFNQPSYVTEVGNPGVATETDLIPTHHQLSQEVEQSLTDPPYSAPEIETLTDDYPSAFYTAPVHDNILPKGSYAHYTESQPAQYEMAPYANMSLDPGHSSSSQLATFPTSQCQSSFKRGPRARVSDDLFPEQCLSQGQVSKEPTGDIQSEYIPRCQLPAQSGVLRNPALLPDAQIDSNWPQAMIPRVPTPEFSESLKSLPATGGVLAKLGAKASQRNMHRAKAAKKGSQKALWCPFCPKWYQYPGEYKRHLKIHTRERPYKCAWRDCTKTFPRKDNQERHTKKCKHKPAASVTSDGVDEGIYSFSQGQSPPDPGLPSLLGGKDYPDTSTNWDNGHALVDGGTNNALQLTQTSIDSANARNDENCQLTSSDPSKAVLKITGDLKSMGENWSEQDKAKHRRIVVFHRTRKGSTLNTTFELSSINSQSDGGGRVSCMLWAAKGEFYITSCEIILLVEYLVDTKKPFSLPERNLIRSTLSKLDPTTVSEKDPWSQDFHKIIMGFSDPQPVAVRKNSVRVHPWNKLESALKTIVKLYGFSLGSTREKLQPPRYLTPRPQILNSTSLHMGPSHHAPLSSASFTGFLSSVDQAPPAEDAHETLQQDCVPRVEAAAPSSANANRIYSDIGERPLKYQEMDCNRISQPQTYLTHLQGTQNFPSTPELELPVLSTSNIIREVHSEIPHQARPDPDSNLTSPKSKSSLPETFIHDESDSDSAEGTIVVGARPGQDKQNAPTLPVDKHIDGVDDTYKDNEEKPRGSKPSVTYDDDDWGYAIADGKITIHCKNTLLTNFDREVPVRGMCPGVQRILDRIHELFLKGDIKEQQEVEAESEQIHIKGRTRPMTQRNISFSENTEQQQSSEVTYATIDELQKMLPESKGLDLSRISKSELDVILKAVQEVLNTIQQVLITSWIEEAEPAKQLLDEFQCYSTYEWH